In Deinococcus puniceus, one genomic interval encodes:
- the nuoK gene encoding NADH-quinone oxidoreductase subunit NuoK: MVPTTYYIALSGLLFALGMIGVLTRRTAIMVFLSVELMLNAANIALVAFARSWGDLTGQTAVFIVMTLAAAEVAIGLAIIIAIFRKRETTNVDDLATLKG; this comes from the coding sequence ATGGTTCCCACCACGTATTACATCGCGCTGTCGGGCCTCCTGTTCGCGCTCGGCATGATCGGCGTCCTCACCCGCCGCACCGCCATCATGGTGTTCCTGAGCGTAGAGCTGATGCTGAACGCCGCCAACATCGCCCTCGTCGCCTTTGCCCGCTCGTGGGGCGACTTGACCGGGCAAACCGCCGTGTTCATCGTCATGACCTTGGCTGCCGCCGAAGTCGCCATCGGTCTCGCCATCATCATCGCCATCTTCCGCAAGCGGGAAACCACCAACGTGGATGATCTCGCCACCCTCAAAGGCTGA
- the nuoH gene encoding NADH-quinone oxidoreductase subunit NuoH, protein MPDWIIQLLITLLKGVGVALGLLTTFAYMTLIERRLLARMQIRLGPNRVGPMGLLQPLADAIKSIFKEDLTVTLADKLVYTLAPIIAIGCALTAFGGLPAGPAGSLFGADPWVYNLDAGLLALLAITSMGVYGIFLGGWASGSKYPILGGLRSSAQMISYELGMGLSVLGLLMLVGSTSFHAITNWQANSGWLIMFQLTAFVLFLISSFAETNRTPFDLPEAEQEIVAGYLTEYSAIKWALFQMAEYVNMITASAVMATLFFGGYRGPAFLEGLIPGIASWPFIWLFAKIAAFLFLFIWVRATLPRLRYDQLMRFGWKLLLPVALANTVLTAAIIAFTTGSLRVWLLILLGVTGVALLIGFSDRMRVLWTAPTVRREDVNLSPARPAGGD, encoded by the coding sequence ATGCCGGATTGGATTATTCAACTGCTGATTACGCTGCTCAAGGGGGTGGGCGTGGCACTCGGCCTGCTCACCACCTTCGCCTACATGACCCTGATCGAGCGGCGGCTGCTGGCCCGCATGCAGATTCGGCTGGGGCCAAACCGCGTCGGCCCGATGGGACTCTTGCAGCCGCTCGCTGACGCCATCAAGAGCATTTTTAAGGAAGACCTGACGGTTACGCTGGCCGACAAGCTGGTGTACACTCTCGCACCAATTATCGCCATCGGGTGTGCGCTAACCGCCTTTGGTGGCCTGCCTGCTGGCCCTGCCGGAAGCTTGTTCGGGGCAGATCCTTGGGTGTACAACCTCGACGCCGGACTGTTGGCGTTGCTGGCGATCACGTCTATGGGCGTGTACGGCATCTTCCTCGGCGGCTGGGCGTCGGGCAGCAAATACCCGATTCTGGGCGGCCTGCGTTCCAGCGCCCAGATGATTTCCTACGAACTCGGCATGGGCCTCAGCGTCCTCGGCCTGCTGATGCTCGTCGGCTCCACGTCCTTTCACGCCATCACCAACTGGCAGGCCAACAGCGGCTGGCTGATCATGTTTCAACTCACGGCCTTCGTGCTGTTCCTGATCAGTTCGTTTGCCGAAACCAACCGCACCCCCTTCGACCTGCCGGAAGCCGAACAAGAAATCGTGGCGGGCTACCTGACCGAGTACAGCGCGATCAAGTGGGCACTGTTTCAGATGGCCGAATACGTGAACATGATCACGGCCTCGGCGGTCATGGCAACGCTGTTTTTTGGCGGCTACCGGGGGCCAGCGTTCCTGGAGGGCCTGATCCCCGGCATCGCCAGTTGGCCTTTCATCTGGCTGTTCGCCAAGATCGCCGCGTTCCTGTTCCTGTTCATCTGGGTGCGTGCCACGTTGCCCCGCCTGCGCTACGACCAACTGATGCGCTTTGGCTGGAAGCTGCTGCTGCCTGTAGCCCTCGCCAACACGGTACTCACGGCGGCCATCATCGCCTTTACAACGGGCAGCCTGCGCGTGTGGCTCCTCATTCTGTTGGGCGTCACGGGCGTGGCCCTGCTCATCGGCTTCAGTGACCGGATGCGCGTGCTGTGGACGGCTCCCACCGTTCGCCGCGAAGACGTAAACCTGAGTCCTGCGCGGCCTGCCGGGGGAGACTGA
- the nuoI gene encoding NADH-quinone oxidoreductase subunit NuoI: MGVLEIAKGMGITLGKLFQKPVTVSYPEQRATLQPRFRGRHVLTRHPGTNLEKCIGCSLCAAACPAYAIYVEAAENDPANPTSPGERYASVYEINMLRCIFCGMCEEACPTGAVVMGNEFEMADYRYGDFVYAKEDMLVGVEGSLPQRREAARKGQPVRLGFKVEGGPRAELEGVTYPQ; this comes from the coding sequence ATGGGCGTCCTTGAGATCGCCAAGGGCATGGGCATCACGCTCGGCAAACTGTTTCAAAAGCCCGTGACTGTCAGCTACCCCGAACAGCGGGCCACCCTGCAACCCCGCTTTCGTGGGCGGCATGTGCTGACCCGCCACCCCGGCACCAACCTGGAAAAGTGCATCGGCTGTAGCCTATGCGCCGCCGCCTGCCCCGCCTACGCCATATACGTGGAGGCCGCCGAAAACGACCCCGCCAACCCCACCAGCCCCGGCGAACGCTACGCCAGCGTGTACGAGATCAACATGCTGCGCTGCATCTTCTGCGGCATGTGTGAGGAAGCCTGCCCCACCGGAGCGGTGGTCATGGGCAACGAGTTCGAGATGGCCGATTACCGCTACGGCGACTTCGTGTATGCCAAAGAAGACATGCTGGTGGGTGTGGAAGGCAGCTTGCCCCAGCGCCGCGAAGCCGCCCGCAAAGGTCAACCGGTGCGGCTCGGCTTCAAGGTGGAAGGCGGCCCCAGAGCCGAATTGGAGGGGGTGACGTACCCTCAATGA
- a CDS encoding DinB family protein — translation MVRTNGRINAAMIDGLEPDDWNLTDGLGGESIRDQLTHIAHFRYGWLKELAPEHMGNARATMKRGDDGSIQMLISEPEDIKTSLLDGDEAAFQAVQAAKAQGRSFEGYADPAMILARTLAHDANHRGTIMSVLRINGRKRPEIRQAMYGLWGEE, via the coding sequence ATGGTACGAACGAACGGACGCATCAATGCGGCAATGATTGATGGGCTGGAACCGGACGACTGGAACCTTACGGACGGCCTGGGCGGGGAAAGCATTCGGGATCAACTGACCCATATTGCTCATTTTCGCTACGGATGGCTGAAGGAACTTGCGCCCGAACATATGGGAAATGCTCGCGCCACCATGAAGCGCGGTGACGACGGCAGTATTCAAATGCTGATCAGCGAACCGGAAGACATCAAAACATCTTTGTTGGACGGTGATGAAGCTGCGTTTCAGGCTGTTCAAGCCGCCAAAGCACAGGGCCGGAGCTTTGAAGGATACGCCGATCCAGCCATGATTCTTGCCCGAACTTTGGCGCACGATGCCAATCATCGGGGAACCATCATGAGTGTTTTGCGGATTAATGGCAGAAAACGGCCTGAAATTCGCCAAGCAATGTATGGGCTATGGGGAGAAGAATGA
- the nuoG gene encoding NADH-quinone oxidoreductase subunit NuoG produces MKVTIDGVQVELPAGTSAIDAVFHAGQDVPFFCAHSYLSPVGACRMCLIESGSPRKNPDGSFVMEGEGDAATPKIFWFPKPMASCTMQATEGMHIRTAATSDVVAKAQAGMMEFTLLNHPLDCPTCDKGGACELQDRAFEYGYGASRFGFDRRHADKHYPLSDFVILDQERCIHCKRCVRYFEEVPGQEVLDFIERGGHTFIDTEEGGLPTGFQGNITDICPVGALLDNVARFRGRNWEYDHTPTTCTLCPAGCSITADARNGRLERVVARENRDVNEAWICDAGRFGHVFASEARLTKPLIRVNGELVETGWDEAIAAIRAGLGGMNTADLALFLHADSTLEEGAALEALAALTGTNSVDHWPRYPAEIPSNATLNDIATADAVVVLGADLGEEAPIVELRVLEMLRGGILPPEYAHGTAIADLRLVERPARKPEKLAVIGSASRLSGNAGTFVQAANVDLLTLIRPDSEGARAALNLLNSAQNPVLILGADVLNGASAGAFATQLSDLVSRTGAKVMAIPAAANSRGLAHLNLVPRSGGQGYAAVNHTRAAFISRLDPVATGQRLGGFTIVHDTHLTATAQAADVVLPAVTNYEKRGTTVNVEGRLLPLQQAALNAGEAADLTRTLAALAEALGLRTRIRGLKSAQALLQTRLGVDVTDLPEAGAIRPLGPVYAAPTGQTHRPQLWTERMTLKPDPWKATWVDRIESLVDNKWELPMAGSGPQLTNSQVTGSDD; encoded by the coding sequence ATGAAAGTCACCATAGATGGCGTCCAAGTCGAACTGCCCGCCGGAACCTCGGCCATCGACGCCGTGTTCCACGCGGGGCAGGATGTGCCGTTTTTCTGCGCCCACTCGTACCTGTCGCCCGTGGGCGCGTGCCGGATGTGCCTGATCGAATCGGGCAGCCCGCGCAAAAACCCAGACGGCTCCTTTGTGATGGAAGGGGAGGGCGACGCCGCCACACCCAAGATTTTCTGGTTCCCCAAGCCGATGGCGTCCTGCACCATGCAGGCCACCGAGGGCATGCACATTCGCACCGCCGCCACGTCCGATGTGGTGGCCAAGGCGCAGGCGGGCATGATGGAATTCACGCTGCTGAACCATCCGCTGGACTGCCCCACCTGCGATAAGGGCGGCGCGTGCGAGCTGCAAGACCGGGCCTTCGAGTACGGCTACGGCGCGAGCCGCTTCGGCTTTGACCGCCGCCACGCCGACAAGCATTACCCCCTGTCGGACTTCGTGATCTTGGATCAGGAGCGCTGCATTCACTGCAAACGCTGCGTGCGCTATTTCGAGGAAGTGCCGGGGCAAGAGGTGCTGGACTTTATCGAGCGCGGCGGGCACACTTTCATCGACACCGAAGAGGGCGGCCTGCCCACCGGATTTCAGGGCAACATCACCGACATTTGCCCGGTGGGAGCTTTGCTGGACAACGTGGCCCGCTTCCGGGGACGCAACTGGGAATACGATCATACGCCCACCACCTGTACCCTCTGCCCCGCCGGATGCTCGATTACCGCCGACGCCCGCAATGGCCGCCTGGAGCGCGTGGTGGCCCGCGAAAACCGTGACGTGAACGAGGCTTGGATCTGTGATGCGGGCCGCTTCGGGCACGTGTTCGCCTCCGAAGCACGGCTGACCAAACCGCTGATTCGTGTGAACGGCGAACTGGTGGAAACGGGCTGGGATGAAGCCATCGCCGCCATTCGTGCAGGCTTGGGCGGCATGAACACCGCCGATCTTGCCCTGTTCCTGCACGCCGACTCCACGCTGGAAGAAGGCGCGGCGCTGGAAGCCTTGGCCGCACTGACAGGCACGAATTCGGTGGATCACTGGCCCCGCTATCCCGCCGAAATCCCCTCTAACGCCACCCTGAACGACATTGCCACTGCCGACGCTGTGGTGGTGCTGGGTGCAGATTTGGGCGAAGAAGCCCCGATTGTCGAACTGCGGGTGCTGGAAATGCTGCGCGGCGGCATCTTGCCCCCGGAATACGCGCATGGCACGGCCATTGCCGACTTGCGCCTCGTCGAACGGCCTGCGCGGAAGCCGGAAAAGCTGGCCGTCATCGGCTCGGCTTCCCGCTTGTCGGGCAATGCCGGAACCTTCGTGCAGGCTGCCAACGTTGACCTGCTGACCCTCATTCGCCCCGATTCCGAAGGCGCACGGGCCGCTCTGAACCTGCTGAACAGTGCCCAGAATCCGGTGCTGATCTTAGGTGCAGACGTGTTGAACGGGGCTTCTGCGGGTGCATTCGCCACCCAACTGAGCGACCTCGTTTCGCGCACCGGGGCCAAAGTCATGGCGATTCCAGCCGCCGCCAACAGCCGGGGCCTCGCACATCTGAACCTCGTGCCACGCAGTGGAGGGCAGGGCTATGCCGCCGTCAATCACACGCGGGCGGCCTTCATTTCCCGCCTCGATCCCGTCGCCACCGGACAGCGCTTGGGTGGCTTCACCATCGTCCACGACACGCACCTGACCGCCACCGCGCAGGCTGCCGACGTGGTGTTGCCCGCCGTCACCAACTACGAAAAGCGCGGCACCACCGTGAACGTCGAAGGCCGCCTCCTGCCTCTGCAACAAGCCGCCCTGAACGCGGGCGAGGCCGCTGACCTGACCCGCACACTGGCCGCCTTAGCCGAAGCCTTGGGCCTGCGCACCCGCATTCGTGGCCTCAAATCCGCACAGGCCCTGCTGCAAACCCGCCTCGGTGTAGACGTGACCGACCTGCCCGAAGCTGGAGCCATTCGCCCCCTCGGCCCCGTGTACGCCGCGCCCACCGGACAAACGCACCGCCCGCAGCTCTGGACGGAGCGCATGACCCTCAAGCCTGACCCGTGGAAGGCCACTTGGGTTGACCGCATAGAGAGTCTGGTGGACAACAAGTGGGAACTGCCGATGGCGGGAAGCGGCCCACAGCTGACCAATTCTCAGGTCACAGGGAGCGACGACTGA
- the nuoE gene encoding NADH-quinone oxidoreductase subunit NuoE, whose amino-acid sequence MTYFEDKQPLVADIFSRYPASPQGRRSALMPLLREVQNAYGYVSEPQMTEIAALCGTTATEVRSVMSFYSTYHTVPTGKYHLQVCSTLMCSLAGSDELWDHLVETLDVQPGEVSPDGRFSVQKVECLGSCGTAPMMQIGDEGYYENVTPSKCARILAALHADAPPTPDNPVPVTVNAEGRQTLANGDMVGASIGGLSPLTGGTA is encoded by the coding sequence ATGACCTATTTTGAAGATAAACAACCCCTCGTGGCCGACATTTTCAGCCGCTATCCGGCCTCGCCGCAGGGCCGCCGCTCGGCGCTCATGCCCTTGCTGCGTGAAGTCCAGAACGCTTACGGCTACGTGTCCGAACCTCAGATGACCGAAATTGCCGCGCTGTGCGGCACGACGGCCACCGAAGTTCGCAGCGTCATGAGCTTTTATTCCACGTACCACACGGTGCCTACAGGCAAATACCACCTTCAAGTCTGTTCTACGCTGATGTGTTCCTTGGCGGGCAGCGACGAACTGTGGGATCACCTCGTGGAGACGCTGGACGTGCAACCCGGCGAAGTGTCGCCCGATGGCCGATTCAGCGTGCAGAAGGTGGAATGCCTCGGCTCCTGCGGTACGGCCCCCATGATGCAGATTGGTGATGAGGGCTACTACGAGAACGTGACCCCCAGCAAGTGCGCCCGCATTCTGGCCGCCCTGCACGCCGACGCGCCGCCCACGCCCGACAACCCTGTGCCCGTGACCGTGAACGCCGAGGGGCGGCAAACGCTGGCAAACGGAGACATGGTGGGGGCCAGTATCGGCGGTCTTTCTCCCCTGACCGGAGGCACCGCATGA
- a CDS encoding NADH-quinone oxidoreductase subunit J family protein, whose product MMLAFIILGALALVGGVITIAARNAVHAALGLVATLLCVGGLFATMNASFLAATQVIVYAGAIMVLFLFVIMLLNANQPVTGRDPVPLVRELAGIGGTLLAGAFVVLAFTYEDPRPLTESAAALRDGTAGAIGETLLTRFLLPFEAVSVLLLVAIVGAVALVQRPVPQPDGVPDTEPAGVLSPETGLIFEAVNQQAALKQTVLKEATLEERGRA is encoded by the coding sequence ATGATGCTCGCGTTCATCATTCTCGGCGCTCTGGCGCTCGTGGGCGGTGTCATCACAATTGCTGCCCGCAACGCCGTTCATGCCGCACTTGGCCTTGTCGCCACGTTGCTGTGCGTGGGCGGTCTGTTCGCCACCATGAACGCCTCATTCTTGGCGGCCACACAGGTCATCGTGTACGCCGGGGCCATCATGGTGCTGTTCCTGTTCGTCATCATGCTCCTCAATGCCAACCAACCCGTGACCGGGCGCGATCCGGTGCCCTTAGTGCGCGAACTGGCGGGCATCGGCGGCACGCTGCTGGCCGGGGCCTTCGTGGTGCTGGCCTTCACTTACGAAGACCCCCGCCCCCTGACCGAATCGGCGGCGGCTCTGCGTGACGGCACAGCGGGCGCCATTGGCGAAACGCTGCTCACCCGCTTTTTGCTCCCGTTCGAGGCAGTCAGTGTGCTGCTGCTCGTAGCTATCGTGGGCGCAGTGGCGCTGGTGCAGCGGCCTGTGCCCCAGCCGGACGGCGTGCCAGACACCGAACCCGCTGGCGTGCTGTCTCCGGAGACTGGCCTGATTTTTGAAGCGGTGAACCAACAAGCGGCCCTCAAACAAACTGTACTGAAAGAAGCCACACTGGAAGAAAGGGGGCGTGCCTGA
- the nuoF gene encoding NADH-quinone oxidoreductase subunit NuoF, producing MTATLTPPKPITSGKDPRFAPTLYAHVGQDQSWTLEYYRQHGGYQAVTRAFAIGNDAVIDEVKKSGLRGRGGAGFATGLKWSFMPLNDGKPHYIICNADESEPGSFKDRYLLSEDPHQLIEGMIIAAFAMRASVGYIYIRGEYVHAAERIWAAIHEARDAGLLGQNILGSGFDFQIHLHRGAGAYICGEETALMNSLEGLRANPRLKPPFPAAAGLYGLPTTINNVETFCAATQILKFGPDWHAGMGTEKSKGMKLFQISGPVARPGVYELPLGTTFRELIFDWAGGPLEEIKAVIPGGSSCPMLPYDDKTLDTPMDYEAIAAAGSMLGTGGVTLIPKADCIVNATWNMVRFYAHESCGKCTPCREGISSWMVRMYEKQVRGHGQPGDVQLILDMSENIGGRSFCALADACLGPVLSSIKLFREEYDALANTQTPLYGPRKRWKEA from the coding sequence ATGACCGCCACCCTGACGCCGCCCAAGCCGATTACCAGCGGCAAAGACCCCCGCTTTGCACCCACGCTGTATGCCCATGTGGGCCAAGATCAAAGCTGGACGCTGGAGTACTACCGCCAGCACGGGGGCTACCAAGCCGTCACGCGGGCCTTCGCCATTGGCAACGACGCTGTAATTGATGAAGTCAAGAAATCCGGCCTGCGCGGACGCGGTGGCGCGGGCTTTGCCACTGGCCTCAAGTGGTCGTTCATGCCGCTCAACGACGGCAAGCCGCACTACATCATCTGCAACGCCGACGAGTCCGAACCCGGTTCTTTCAAAGACCGCTACCTGCTCTCCGAAGACCCGCACCAACTGATTGAGGGCATGATTATTGCCGCGTTTGCGATGCGGGCCTCGGTGGGCTACATCTACATCCGGGGCGAGTACGTGCACGCCGCCGAGCGCATCTGGGCCGCCATTCACGAGGCGCGGGATGCCGGGCTGCTGGGCCAGAACATTCTGGGCAGCGGCTTCGATTTCCAGATTCACCTGCACCGGGGCGCGGGCGCGTACATCTGCGGCGAAGAAACCGCGCTGATGAACTCGCTGGAGGGCCTGCGGGCCAATCCGCGCCTGAAGCCGCCGTTTCCCGCTGCCGCTGGCCTGTACGGCCTGCCCACCACCATCAACAACGTGGAAACCTTCTGCGCCGCCACCCAGATTCTGAAATTCGGCCCCGACTGGCACGCGGGCATGGGCACCGAAAAGAGCAAAGGCATGAAGCTGTTTCAGATCAGCGGCCCGGTGGCGCGGCCCGGCGTGTACGAGTTGCCGCTGGGCACCACCTTCCGCGAACTGATTTTCGACTGGGCGGGTGGCCCGCTGGAAGAGATCAAGGCCGTGATTCCCGGCGGTTCCAGTTGCCCCATGCTGCCCTACGACGACAAAACGCTGGACACGCCGATGGATTACGAAGCCATTGCCGCCGCCGGAAGCATGTTGGGCACGGGCGGCGTCACGCTTATTCCGAAGGCCGACTGCATCGTGAACGCCACTTGGAACATGGTGCGCTTTTACGCCCACGAATCCTGCGGCAAATGCACGCCCTGCCGTGAAGGGATTTCGAGTTGGATGGTCAGGATGTACGAGAAACAGGTGCGCGGGCATGGGCAACCCGGCGACGTGCAACTGATCCTCGATATGTCCGAAAACATCGGCGGGCGCAGCTTCTGCGCGTTGGCGGATGCCTGCCTCGGCCCGGTGCTGAGCAGCATCAAGCTGTTCCGCGAAGAATATGACGCGCTGGCGAATACGCAAACGCCGCTGTATGGGCCGCGCAAAAGGTGGAAAGAGGCATGA